The region CAGCTAGTTCAGCCTGAGGGTGAAAGGAAAGTAACGCCGCATAGTACAGTTTTATCTGATGCCAGAGTGACTCGTCAGGGGGGCCTTGCGTGATTTGCTTTTTCAGTGCTTCGACTGTGTCGTTGACTCGGGTGTCGTATAAACTGATCCGCTGTTTACTGATCTGTTCAATCTCTCCCCATCTTTGTTGTGCAAATGCAGCAGGAGCTCGCGCCGTAATTTTTTGAAATAGCGCAAAGTGAGCATGGAACCCTGACAGAATGTATTCTGCAATTATTTGAACTTGGCAACTCATCGGACCTCCTAATCTGCGAGTTACTGTAGCGCACAAATGTCGCTCTCTCAAGTTCGAATGCTGTTGGGGTTGTACCAATTTGCTTCTTCAAATCGGACGAGTATTCAGTGAAACTGGTATTGCTTTTTCCGGGTGTAATACCAATCTATCCCTTCAAATTAAACATGTATTAAGTAAAATTAGTATGAGATGCAAGGGGTTACTCTAAACGTTTAAGGCGCTTTTCCAGTCTCGTAATTTCCTTATTTAGAATTTTGACTTCTTTAAGATATGCCGTGTTTATAGACTTTATATTGCGCTTTACTTCATTTAGTGTTTTAGCCCGTTCACCTTTTTCCATCATGCGCGAAACGCGTCTTTGCTCGTCCCGGGTTGCTTCATCCCTTTTTCTGCCCAATACAGCGGCTTGTTGTTTTTTAGCTCGCAGTGTTTTCTTCAACCTGAGAATAAGCTGTTGGCGTTCTATATTGTTGAGTGTCTTTGTATACTGGCCATCGGGAGGCGGAGCTTCAGGATTAGAATGGCTTAAAGTATGTTGTGTAGCGTTGGCTGCACACGGATGTTGACTGTATACAGTCGTTTCTCCCGTGACACACTTATAGTAGCTGAATGTTGTTTTGGCCGAGCTTATCATTGGCAACAATAGCCAAGACAAAATCATTAGTATCCTCATAGTGAAAGCTTCCCTGAAACCTGCAGTTACATTTCAAGATAGTAAAACTGTTCAATATCGCAAGTACTCGAATTGACGCCGTGCTAGTTTCCTGCCGGCGTCTGATTGAATTGCTTAAGCCGCTTAATACTCTGAATTAAAAAGGGCACGTCTAGCTTTTGATCTAAAGTGAATCCTTCTTTGGCAGATATTTGCTTGTAGCTGCCATCCTGTGCGATGAGAGTGATGCGATCTTTCTTGTACGCAATGAGCACGCCGCGAGAGTAGTTCACACCTTCATTAAGTGTATCTGTAGCAACATTGTTGCCCAACATACTCGCTGTCGCGAGCGTGTG is a window of Pseudoalteromonas sp. R3 DNA encoding:
- a CDS encoding DUF4124 domain-containing protein codes for the protein MILSWLLLPMISSAKTTFSYYKCVTGETTVYSQHPCAANATQHTLSHSNPEAPPPDGQYTKTLNNIERQQLILRLKKTLRAKKQQAAVLGRKRDEATRDEQRRVSRMMEKGERAKTLNEVKRNIKSINTAYLKEVKILNKEITRLEKRLKRLE